From Planctomycetia bacterium, one genomic window encodes:
- a CDS encoding Ig-like domain-containing protein, translated as MPHGSDDAPQVVAIDVQPKIRTMRERSQQRLLVTATLSDGSSRDVTHEAVYTSNDDTRATVDQHGRVATKMMAGESAIVARFQDHVAATFVTVPLNRAECHDIPYFCARVLAILAEPSRELPSARLLGRWGW; from the coding sequence ATGCCGCACGGCAGCGACGACGCTCCGCAGGTCGTCGCCATCGACGTACAGCCCAAAATTCGAACGATGCGCGAGCGCTCGCAGCAACGACTGCTGGTCACGGCCACGCTGTCCGACGGCTCGAGCCGCGACGTGACGCATGAGGCGGTTTACACCTCCAACGACGACACGCGAGCGACCGTCGATCAGCACGGTCGTGTCGCCACGAAGATGATGGCCGGAGAATCGGCCATCGTCGCTCGCTTCCAAGATCACGTCGCTGCAACCTTCGTTACGGTGCCGTTGAACCGTGCTGAGTGTCACGACATTCCGTACTTTTGTGCGCGAGTTCTCGCCATTCTAGCTGAACCAAGCCGGGAATTGCCATCCGCCCGGTTGCTTGGCCGGTGGGGTTGGTAA
- a CDS encoding DUF1501 domain-containing protein, protein MSSDFRARPCQRAAHAAHAFVDFQGTTREGLTLVDRRGMLKAGAAGIAGLSLPALLQARAEAADAGRKMRAPKSVILLWMAGGPSQIDTWDPKPDRPENNRGPFGVTQTKLPGVVICEHLPKQAAMLDKFTIIRSVDARHSNHEPNKVFQTANLTAEARTNPEAEHYPALASVIAKHHGANHPSMPPYAAFMKSRSHLAFAGYLGKQYDPFLCSQATKLPVYSNVGIDTGDMTGGDLFQLPTGLSIDRLHDRRALLQRFDQMRSGLDQSGSMQALDVYQRQAVDMLLGERARNAFDVEREPQAVRNRYGKHLWCRQALIARRLVEAGTAFVTLDLSYHSASGTWDTHGDNIPPYGGIKNGLGPLLPLFDHLITTLVSDLDERGLLDDVLVIAMGEFGRTPNMGTQGSTDGRNHWPVVMSMCMAGGGLKHGQIIGASSRDGGEIHERPVTPGDLAATLFRYFDVPQDVSYLDNRGRPRFILDQGGKPIRELVG, encoded by the coding sequence ATGTCCAGCGACTTTCGTGCAAGGCCTTGTCAACGTGCGGCACATGCCGCCCACGCCTTCGTCGACTTTCAAGGAACGACGCGTGAAGGCCTGACCCTGGTCGACCGGCGCGGGATGTTGAAGGCCGGTGCGGCGGGCATCGCCGGGTTATCACTCCCCGCCTTGCTTCAAGCACGTGCCGAAGCCGCCGACGCAGGGCGTAAGATGCGCGCGCCGAAGAGCGTGATTCTGCTGTGGATGGCCGGCGGTCCGAGCCAGATCGACACGTGGGATCCGAAGCCCGATCGACCGGAGAACAACCGCGGTCCGTTCGGCGTCACGCAGACGAAGTTGCCCGGCGTCGTCATTTGCGAGCACTTGCCGAAGCAGGCGGCGATGCTCGACAAGTTCACGATCATTCGCTCCGTCGACGCGCGACACAGCAATCACGAACCGAACAAAGTCTTTCAAACGGCGAACCTCACTGCCGAAGCCCGCACGAATCCCGAAGCGGAGCACTATCCCGCCTTGGCGTCGGTGATCGCGAAGCATCACGGAGCCAATCATCCTTCGATGCCGCCCTATGCGGCGTTCATGAAATCACGCTCGCACTTGGCCTTCGCCGGATATCTCGGCAAGCAGTACGATCCGTTTCTCTGCAGCCAAGCAACGAAGCTGCCGGTGTATTCGAACGTCGGCATCGACACGGGCGACATGACCGGCGGCGACTTGTTCCAATTGCCGACTGGCCTCTCCATCGATCGACTTCACGATCGTCGGGCGTTGCTGCAGCGATTCGACCAAATGCGCTCGGGCCTTGATCAGTCGGGCTCGATGCAAGCCCTTGATGTCTATCAGCGGCAAGCGGTCGACATGCTGCTCGGCGAGCGAGCCCGCAACGCGTTCGACGTGGAGCGCGAGCCGCAAGCCGTCCGCAACCGATACGGCAAACATCTGTGGTGTCGGCAGGCATTGATCGCGCGGCGTTTGGTCGAGGCGGGTACGGCCTTCGTCACGCTCGACCTCAGCTACCATTCCGCTTCCGGCACATGGGATACTCACGGCGACAATATCCCTCCCTACGGCGGCATCAAGAACGGCCTCGGTCCGCTACTGCCCCTGTTCGATCATCTCATCACGACGCTCGTCTCCGATCTCGATGAGCGAGGATTGCTCGACGACGTGCTGGTGATCGCGATGGGAGAATTCGGGCGTACGCCGAACATGGGAACGCAAGGGAGCACCGATGGCCGGAATCATTGGCCCGTCGTGATGTCGATGTGCATGGCGGGAGGCGGACTCAAGCATGGTCAGATCATCGGAGCCTCGAGCCGCGACGGAGGCGAGATCCACGAGCGACCCGTTACTCCGGGCGACCTTGCGGCGACGCTGTTTCGATATTTCGATGTGCCTCAAGACGTGAGCTACCTCGACAATCGAGGTCGCCCGCGCTTCATCTTGGATCAAGGCGGGAAGCCGATTCGAGAGTTGGTCGGATAG
- a CDS encoding Ig-like domain-containing protein encodes MLTGADARQQLLVTAIHSGGEVDATDEAVFASSNPKIATVSEDGVVLPVGNGSAVISATFDGRSSSVDVRVERVAVLPSPHFARDIIPLLTKAGCNSGACHGKQSGQNGFKLSVFGHDVGADYQAIVCEGRGRRLFPSVPRESLLLTKATNRVPHGGGGRLEENSTEYRRLLR; translated from the coding sequence TTGCTCACCGGAGCCGATGCACGTCAGCAACTGTTAGTGACCGCGATTCATTCAGGGGGGGAAGTCGACGCCACGGATGAGGCGGTATTCGCTTCATCGAACCCCAAGATTGCAACCGTAAGCGAAGATGGAGTCGTGCTCCCGGTCGGCAACGGCTCGGCCGTAATTTCCGCGACCTTCGACGGCCGATCATCTTCGGTCGATGTTCGTGTCGAACGTGTTGCGGTGTTGCCGTCGCCTCATTTTGCTCGCGACATTATTCCCCTGCTCACCAAAGCCGGATGCAACTCGGGTGCTTGCCACGGAAAGCAAAGCGGTCAAAACGGTTTCAAGCTTTCAGTGTTCGGTCACGACGTCGGGGCCGACTATCAAGCGATCGTTTGCGAAGGGCGTGGGCGGCGGTTGTTTCCCTCAGTGCCGCGCGAGTCGCTTTTACTCACGAAGGCTACGAATCGAGTGCCGCACGGCGGCGGTGGACGTTTGGAAGAAAACTCGACCGAGTACCGGCGATTGCTTCGCTGA